Genomic window (Salinibacterium sp. M195):
TTTCGCACGCTCTCGCGGCATCGCTGACCCTCCCCGGCAGCAAGAGTCTGACCAACCGTGAGCTCGTACTGGCTGCACTCTCGGATGGTCCTTCTGTTCTGCATTCGCCACTGCATTCTCGGGACAGCGCGCTCATGATCGAAGCGTTGCGTGCTCTCGGTGTGGGGATCACAGAAATTGCCACCGGCAACCCTTTTGGTCCCGATTTGGCGATCGTTCCCGGAGAGCTTGAGGGTGGAAGCTCGATCGATTGCGGACTCGCCGGAACGGTAATGCGATTCCTGCCTCCCGTCGCTGCTCTCGCGCTTGGCCCGATTGCGTTCGACGGTGATGAGGCTGCTCGTCGTCGCCCCATGCGCACAACTATCGATTCTCTACGAGCACTCGGCGTCGATGTCTCGGATGATGGCCGCGGAACTCTTCCCTTCAGCCTTTACGGCATGGGCTCGGTCTCGGGCGGTGAGATCAGTATTGATGCTTCTGCATCAAGCCAGTTCGTTTCGGGACTGCTGCTGGCAGCAGCACGTTTCGAGGATGGCCTCACCCTCCGTCACACTGGCGAGAAGTTGCCAAGCATGCCCCACATCGAGATGACGATTGCGTGTCTGGCCGCGCGTGGCGTCATCGTTGAGAGCCCTGAGCCTGGTGTGTGGATTGTTCCTGCCGGTGCGATCCACGCCATCGACGTCGAGTTGGAGCCAGATCTCTCGAATGCTGCCCCTTTCTTAGCCGCGGCCGTTGTCGCGGGCGGAACCGTCACAATCGAGGGGTGGCCCGAATCCACCACTCAAGTGGGCGCGGATCTGGAACAGCTCCTCCCCCTTTTCGGTGCAGTAGCGACGCGCACAGATGGTGCGCTCACGATCGATGGTGGCGCCGGAATAATCGGTGGCAACAACTTCCCGGGTATCGAACTCGACCTGAGCACTGGTGGTGAACTCGCCCCAACAATCATTGCTCTGGCTGCTCTTGCGTCATCGCCGAGCACGATAACGGGCATCGGTCACTTGCGCGGACATGAAACTGATCGGCTTGCCGCGCTCAGCGCCGAGATCAATGCACTCGGCGGCGCGGTAACTGAGCTTGAGGACGGTGTTCACATCGAGCCGAGACAACTCCACGGTGGAATCTGGCACAGCTACGAAGACCACCGGATGTCGACCGCTGGCGCCATAATCGGGCTTGCTATTGCCGGCGTTGAGGTCGAAGGCATCGACGCGACCGCCAAGACGCTCCCCCAGTTTCCGCAGCTTTGGGCAACCCTCGTCGGCGATGCCCCGTTGACCACCAGCACTCTCGGATTGCTGTAGTCATGAGCTGGCTCAGCGGTGACGACGAGGATGAGGGCAAGTACAGCGAGTACGACGAGAGTTCGGTGCGGATGCGCCCGAACCCGAAAGCCAACAAGCCACGAAGCAAGATTCGCCCCGAGCATTCTGATGCTATCGAGGGCCGCGTCTTTAGCGTTGACCGCGGCCGTTACGGAATCTGGGTTGCTGAGGGAACCGAGGACGAACGCCAGATCATTGCTGCGCGAGCCCGTGAGCTCGGTCGCAACCAGCAAGGAAAAGTATCCGTCGTTACGGGTGATTGGGTCGACCTTGTTGGCGACACCTCCGGCACCGACGGAACACTCGCCAGAATCGTCCGCATTCGAGAACGCGCAACCCTCCTGCGCCGCAGCGCCGACGACACCGATGCCGTCGAACGCATCATTGTCGCGAACGCCGACCAGATGCTCATCGTTGTGGCTGCCGCAGACCCGGAGCCCCGTGCACGACTCGTAGACCGCTATTTAGTAGCTGCGTACGATGCCGGAATCACGCCCATCCTGTGCATTACAAAGACGGACCTGCAAGATCCGGCAGCGTTCTTAGAGAACTTCGCCGGCCTTGAGTTTCGAGTCATCTCAAGCCGTTCCGATGAAGTGCCGCTCGACGAGCTTCGCGGACTCTTAGACGGCCACACCACGGTGGCTGTTGGTCATTCTGGCGTCGGAAAGTCAACGTTGGTGAATGCCTTAGTACCGGATGCTAATCGGGCCGTTGGCCACGTCAACGCGGTTACCGGTCGAGGCCGTCACACCTCTTCGTCAACAATTTCGTACCGCGTTGGGTCTGGTTGGGTGGTTGACACTCCCGGAGTCCGATCATTCGGTCTTGGCCACATCGATCCGAGCAAGATTCTGACGTCGTTTACTGACCTTGCATCGCTCGCCGAGGATTGCCCGCGCGGCTGCACTCACCTCCCAGATGCCCCCGATTGCGCCATTGCCGAAGCGATCGCGGCTGGGGCACTTGGCGACGTCGGCACACTTCGTTTGGATTCTTTCCAGCGGCTCATCACGACTCTGGGTTCCACTAGCGTGTAACCGTGACTGAATACACTCTCGCCGACGACCTATCCCTCGCCCTCGCCCTTGCCGGAGATGCGGACCTCATCTCGCTCGACCGCTTTACGGCGCTCGATCTTGAGGTGACGACCAAGCCTGACCGCACTCCGGTGACGGATGCCGACAAGGCTGTCGAACGCAGCATCCGGGCCGGGATCGCTGCGGCTCGTCCCGGTGACTCGATTCTGGGCGAAGAGTATGGCGAAGCTGGTGACTCGAATCGTCAGTGGATTATCGACCCCATCGACGGCACCTCGAACTTCTTGCGTGGGGTGCCGATCTGGGGCACCCTCATCTCGCTGGTGATCGACGGCGTTCCTCAGGTTGGCGTCGTCAGTTCGCCTGCTTTGGGCAAGCGCTGGTGGGCGGCGACAGGTCATGGCGCTTTCGCTCAAGCTCATAATGGCGAACCGGAACAGATCTCCGTGAGCAAAGTTAGCTCGCTCGAAGCTGCATCCATCAGCTACAACAGCCTGTCTGGCTGGGACGGGGCTGGTCGGCTCGATGCGGTCATCG
Coding sequences:
- the aroA gene encoding 3-phosphoshikimate 1-carboxyvinyltransferase, whose amino-acid sequence is MFVSKYSNPEFSPYDDDSVPETTVPGNWPAPTVSHALAASLTLPGSKSLTNRELVLAALSDGPSVLHSPLHSRDSALMIEALRALGVGITEIATGNPFGPDLAIVPGELEGGSSIDCGLAGTVMRFLPPVAALALGPIAFDGDEAARRRPMRTTIDSLRALGVDVSDDGRGTLPFSLYGMGSVSGGEISIDASASSQFVSGLLLAAARFEDGLTLRHTGEKLPSMPHIEMTIACLAARGVIVESPEPGVWIVPAGAIHAIDVELEPDLSNAAPFLAAAVVAGGTVTIEGWPESTTQVGADLEQLLPLFGAVATRTDGALTIDGGAGIIGGNNFPGIELDLSTGGELAPTIIALAALASSPSTITGIGHLRGHETDRLAALSAEINALGGAVTELEDGVHIEPRQLHGGIWHSYEDHRMSTAGAIIGLAIAGVEVEGIDATAKTLPQFPQLWATLVGDAPLTTSTLGLL
- the rsgA gene encoding ribosome small subunit-dependent GTPase A, with translation MSWLSGDDEDEGKYSEYDESSVRMRPNPKANKPRSKIRPEHSDAIEGRVFSVDRGRYGIWVAEGTEDERQIIAARARELGRNQQGKVSVVTGDWVDLVGDTSGTDGTLARIVRIRERATLLRRSADDTDAVERIIVANADQMLIVVAAADPEPRARLVDRYLVAAYDAGITPILCITKTDLQDPAAFLENFAGLEFRVISSRSDEVPLDELRGLLDGHTTVAVGHSGVGKSTLVNALVPDANRAVGHVNAVTGRGRHTSSSTISYRVGSGWVVDTPGVRSFGLGHIDPSKILTSFTDLASLAEDCPRGCTHLPDAPDCAIAEAIAAGALGDVGTLRLDSFQRLITTLGSTSV
- a CDS encoding inositol monophosphatase family protein — its product is MTEYTLADDLSLALALAGDADLISLDRFTALDLEVTTKPDRTPVTDADKAVERSIRAGIAAARPGDSILGEEYGEAGDSNRQWIIDPIDGTSNFLRGVPIWGTLISLVIDGVPQVGVVSSPALGKRWWAATGHGAFAQAHNGEPEQISVSKVSSLEAASISYNSLSGWDGAGRLDAVIALTRETWRSRAIGDMWAYMLLAEGALDVVGEFDLQPYDMAALIPIVLEAGGQFTSVDGEAGPWHGTALATNGVLHNEVLTFLREH